In one Euwallacea fornicatus isolate EFF26 chromosome 33, ASM4011564v1, whole genome shotgun sequence genomic region, the following are encoded:
- the LOC136348554 gene encoding uncharacterized protein isoform X2, with the protein MEVYPRSSWFLLLLGFALIAATLQETTDCPTPDQVSCTSGVKCNEDGDCQSNEKCCANACYTKRCIPPTKGVQGDQNADGPSETDCRPYIEKALKELETGEAGNAQEEPSDQDENAEDVPTVEITDDSSHQEEVDGEADASEEDDQSNEPAEKQQAAVQESGEDNETEHDSGETPDEKEVDKSDEKTESDEETKTEHSREKSAEHVEAPDEGSAEDDSVEEQQQQKAEADTESPEQIEESEPAIIKREAPPPVIEIVPVQTAASQEDEESNENSGEASVEDQENEDKSPENDDQESAEAPRAKSHEELVKPIAASVKSKHDDHESQEKAPSSDESAEEGGCPPPEKVSCTEGELCAKHRQCGENQICCPNRCYRRRCVEGTVSQDELNAESESEESEEAKSAEKPAPGSPETGCPSPAEVSCTEGQLCSKHKQCVEGTICCPNKCYRRRCVPGTATSAELAEESDEDSEEEQVSAEKSSAAADARPDTGCPAPGEVSCVEGDICSKHKHCGSNEICCPNKCYRKRCTPGTPTTEDLEGEESSEEETTPEEEKSAASPSATTKDTGCPERGEVPCGGDKCTKNRHCGDGEICCANKCYRKVCVTGTPGSEEDEEESDEDEKEGESAEAVAAAESEEEGGCPSPDKVSCTEGVRCGEDEDCDKGEICCPNKCYNKRCIPGGKDDEEESAEELPPPIKVPPPLKVKVQETVKVEPKKEVVKPKQAPPLPPPTPAPTPKKIEKKMEYKKPEIKMFVKPLVVENLSQEEDDETLERDREALVEELSLDDIPLEIRSRDHVEHLLKLDTESTKLEIVQNRVYEETLKELKRLYENAIKPLEVLYKYRDLSNRHFGDAEIFSKPLILFMGPWSGGKSSIINYLTNNEYNDTALRTGAEPSPAYFNILMHGEEPEIIDGTELAADFTFSGLQKFGQGLEERLRGVKLPSKLLEKVNIVEIPGILEVRKQVSRLFPFNDACQWFIDRADIIFLVYDPSKLDVGPETEAILDQLKGREHQTRIVLNKADQVKPEELMRVQGALIWNISPLMSSPQPPAMYTTSLWSRPFEPWAPVKLLQAQERAFLRDFRSAVDRRVENKIASARRFAVRVRNHAKMVDCYLTTYYNHKSVFGNRKQVANEIIDHPQDYHIYEGLSTLTNISRYDLPDPEVYRDFFKLNPLYEFQQLSATCTYFRGCPINRLDIAIAYDLPELVGTYKRHLEEAITNANNPPKESSSPSKKTKKSAPGS; encoded by the exons ATGGAGGTCTACCCCAGGTCCTCATGGTTTTTGCTGCTTCTTGGATTCGCCCTAATAGCTGCCACCTTGCAGG AAACCACTGACTGTCCGACACCCGATCAAGTCTCATGTACGAGTGGAGTAAAATGCAATGAAGATGGAGATTGTCAGAGTAATGAGAAATGTTGTGCGAACGCGTGTTATACGAAACGATGCATACCACCAACGAAAG GCGTGCAAGGTGACCAAAACGCTGACGGGCCATCCGAAACCGACTGTCGGCCTTACATCGAGAAAGCTCTCAAAGAGCTCGAGACAGGTGAGGCCGGAAATGCTCAAGAGGAACCTTCAGACCAAGACGAAAATGCTGAAGATGTTCCTACTGTAGAAATCACCGACGACTCTAGCCACCAGGAGGAAGTGGATGGAGAAGCAGATGCTAGTGAAGAAGATGACCAAAGCAATGAACCAGCCGAAAAGCAACAGGCAGCTGTTCAGGAG agTGGCGAGGATAATGAAACTGAACACGACTCAGGTGAAACGCCCGACGAAAAG GAAGTAGATAAAAGCGATGAAAAAACCGAATCCGATGAAGAAACGAAGACTGAACATTCAAGAGAAAAATCAGCGGAACACGTGGAAGCTCCGGATGAAGGAAGCGCAGAAGATGATAGTGTCGAAGAGCAGCAGCAACAGAAAGCTGAAGCTGATACAGAAAGTCCGGAACAAATCGAAGAATCTGAGCCAGCTATAATAAAAAGAGAAGCCCCACCACCTGTAATTGAAATAGTACCAGTGCAAACTGCTGCCAGTCAAGAGGATGAGGAGAGTAATGAAAACTCCGGTGAGGCCAGTGTGGAAGATCAggaaaatgaggacaaaaGTCCTGAAAATGACGACCAGGAAAGCGCTGAAGCCCCTCGAGCAAAAAGCCATGAAGAGTTAGTAAAACCTATAGCTGCTTCCGTAAAAAGCAAGCATGATGATCATGAGTCTCAAGAAAAAGCTCCATCTTCCGATGAAAGCGCTGAAG aAGGTGGCTGTCCCCCACCTGAGAAAGTGTCCTGCACTGAAGGTGAACTATGTGCGAAACACAGACAATGCGGGGAAAATCAAATCTGTTGTCCTAACAGATGTTACAGACGGCGTTGCGTTGAAGGCACAGTCTCTCAGGACGAGCTTAATGCTGAGTCTGAATCTGAGGAGTCTGAAGAAGCGAAAAGTGCAGAAAAACCTGCTCCTGGGTCTCCAG aaacagGGTGTCCATCTCCTGCAGAAGTGTCTTGCACTGAAGGACAACTGTGCAGCAAACACAAGCAATGCGTAGAAGGCACTATATGTTGCCCAAACAAATGTTACAGAAGAAGATGCGTTCCGGGAACTGCAACATCTGCAGAACTTGCCGAAGAATCTGACGAAGATTCTGAAGAAGAGCAAGTAAGTGCAGAAAAATCTTCTGCTGCTGCTGACGCAAGACCTG aTACTGGTTGTCCCGCACCAGGCGAAGTCTCATGTGTTGAAGGTGACATATGCAGCAAACATAAGCATTGTGGTAGTAACGAGATTTGCTGTCCCAACAAATGCTACCGAAAACGCTGCACTCCTGGAACCCCAACTACTGAAGACTTGGAGGGCGAAGAATCAAGTGAAGAAGAAACTACCCCGGAAGAAGAGAAATCTGCAGCCTCACCTAGTGCTACAACAAAAG ACACAGGATGCCCAGAACGTGGAGAAGTTCCCTGCGGTGGTGACAAATGCACTAAAAATCGTCATTGTGGAGATGGCGAGATATGTTGCGCTAACAAATGCTACAGAAAAGTGTGTGTAACAGGCACTCCAGGATCTGAAGAAGATGAGGAAGAATCTGATGAAGATGAGAAAGAAGGCGAAAGCGCTGAAGCCGTAGCAGCTGCAGAAAGCGAAGAAGAAG GTGGATGCCCTTCACCTGATAAAGTATCATGCACAGAAGGGGTAAGATGTGGAGAAGATGAGGACTGCGATAAAGGAGAAATATGCTGCCCTAATAAATGCTACAACAAACGATGTATTCCGGGAGGCAAAGATG ATGAGGAAGAGAGTGCGGAAGAGCTTCCACCGCCAATAAAAGTACCGCCACCTCTAAAGGTTAAAGTCCAGGAAACTGTGAAGGTCGAACCTAAAAAGGAAGTTGTAAAGCCTAAGCAGGCTCCTCCACTCCCTCCTCCAACACCAGCACCAACAcccaaaaaaatcgaaaagaaaATGGAGTATAAGAAgcctgaaataaaaatgtttgttaaacCCCTTGTAGTGGAGAACCTTAGTCAAGAGGAAGATGACGAAACCTTAGAAAGAG atCGTGAAGCTCTAGTAGAAGAGCTGTCCTTAGATGATATTCCTCTGGAGATAAGATCTAGGGACCATGTGGAACATCTGCTGAAACTAGATACTGAGTCGacaaaattggaaattgttcaaaatcgAGTTTATGAGGAGACTTTGAAAGAGTTAAAGAGATTGTATGAAAACGCCATAAAGCCTCTAGaagttttgtataaatacAGAGATTTGAGTAATCGCCATTTTGGAGATGCAGAAATATTCTCCAAACccctaattttatttatgggtcCATGGAGCGGAGGCAAATCGTCCATCATTAACTATTTAACGAATAATGAGTATAATGACACGGCCTTAAGGACAG gtgCTGAACCATCCCctgcatattttaatattctgaTGCATGGAGAGGAGCCAGAAATAATCGACGGTACAGAACTGGCCGCAGACTTCACCTTTTCCGGCCTTCAAAAATTCGGACAAGGTCTCGAGGAGCGTCTTCGAGGAGTGAAACTCCCGTCGAAGCTTCTGGAGAAAGTAAACATAGTGGAAATCCCGGGGATATTGGAAGTGAGGAAGCAGGTTTCCAGACTATTTCCCTTTAACGATGCCTGTCAGTGGTTCATTGATCGAGCTGATATAATTTTCTTGGTATACGACCCTTCGAAACTTGATGTAGGACCTGAAACGGAAGCAATTTTAGATCAGCTGAAAGGAAGAGAGCATCAG ACAAGGATTGTTCTAAACAAAGCAGACCAAGTAAAACCCGAAGAACTAATGCGAGTCCAAGGAGCACTTATATGGAACATTTCTCCTCTGATGTCTTCTCCTCAGCCCCCCGCAATGTACACCACATCTCTGTGGTCCAGGCCGTTCGAACCTTGGGCCCCCGTTAAACTGCTCCAAGCTCAAGAAAGAGCATTCTTGCGGGATTTTAGGTCTGCAGTCGATAGACGTGTTGAGAATAAGATTGCTAGCGCTCGGAGATTTGCG gtTCGGGTTAGAAACCATGCGAAAATGGTTGACTGTTACCTGACCACTTACTACAACCACAAGTCTGTGTTTGGGAACAGGAAGCAAGTCGCCAATGAAATCATTGATCATCCTCAGGATTATCACATCTACGAAGGACTTTCGACTCTGACGAATATTTCCCGTTACGACTTGCCCGATCCTGAGGTTTACCGAGACTTCTTCAAGCTTAATCCTCTGTACGAGTTCCAGCAGCTCTCCGCCACATGCACCTATTTCAGAG GTTGTCCAATTAACAGGCTAGACATAGCAATAGCCTATGATCTCCCAGAATTAGTAGGCACATACAAGAGACATTTAGAGGAGGCAATAACGAATGCTAACAACCCTCCTAAGGAGTCGTCTTCGCCCtcgaaaaaaacgaaaaaatcagCGCCTGGAAGTTGA
- the LOC136348554 gene encoding uncharacterized protein isoform X3: MEVYPRSSWFLLLLGFALIAATLQETTDCPTPDQVSCTSGVKCNEDGDCQSNEKCCANACYTKRCIPPTKGVQGDQNADGPSETDCRPYIEKALKELETGEAGNAQEEPSDQDENAEDVPTVEITDDSSHQEEVDGEADASEEDDQSNEPAEKQQAAVQEEVDKSDEKTESDEETKTEHSREKSAEHVEAPDEGSAEDDSVEEQQQQKAEADTESPEQIEESEPAIIKREAPPPVIEIVPVQTAASQEDEESNENSGEASVEDQENEDKSPENDDQESAEAPRAKSHEELVKPIAASVKSKHDDHESQEKAPSSDESAEEGGCPPPEKVSCTEGELCAKHRQCGENQICCPNRCYRRRCVEGTVSQDELNAESESEESEEAKSAEKPAPGSPETGCPSPAEVSCTEGQLCSKHKQCVEGTICCPNKCYRRRCVPGTATSAELAEESDEDSEEEQVSAEKSSAAADARPDTGCPAPGEVSCVEGDICSKHKHCGSNEICCPNKCYRKRCTPGTPTTEDLEGEESSEEETTPEEEKSAASPSATTKDTGCPERGEVPCGGDKCTKNRHCGDGEICCANKCYRKVCVTGTPGSEEDEEESDEDEKEGESAEAVAAAESEEEEGGCPSPDKVSCTEGVRCGEDEDCDKGEICCPNKCYNKRCIPGGKDDEEESAEELPPPIKVPPPLKVKVQETVKVEPKKEVVKPKQAPPLPPPTPAPTPKKIEKKMEYKKPEIKMFVKPLVVENLSQEEDDETLERDREALVEELSLDDIPLEIRSRDHVEHLLKLDTESTKLEIVQNRVYEETLKELKRLYENAIKPLEVLYKYRDLSNRHFGDAEIFSKPLILFMGPWSGGKSSIINYLTNNEYNDTALRTGAEPSPAYFNILMHGEEPEIIDGTELAADFTFSGLQKFGQGLEERLRGVKLPSKLLEKVNIVEIPGILEVRKQVSRLFPFNDACQWFIDRADIIFLVYDPSKLDVGPETEAILDQLKGREHQTRIVLNKADQVKPEELMRVQGALIWNISPLMSSPQPPAMYTTSLWSRPFEPWAPVKLLQAQERAFLRDFRSAVDRRVENKIASARRFAVRVRNHAKMVDCYLTTYYNHKSVFGNRKQVANEIIDHPQDYHIYEGLSTLTNISRYDLPDPEVYRDFFKLNPLYEFQQLSATCTYFRGCPINRLDIAIAYDLPELVGTYKRHLEEAITNANNPPKESSSPSKKTKKSAPGS; the protein is encoded by the exons ATGGAGGTCTACCCCAGGTCCTCATGGTTTTTGCTGCTTCTTGGATTCGCCCTAATAGCTGCCACCTTGCAGG AAACCACTGACTGTCCGACACCCGATCAAGTCTCATGTACGAGTGGAGTAAAATGCAATGAAGATGGAGATTGTCAGAGTAATGAGAAATGTTGTGCGAACGCGTGTTATACGAAACGATGCATACCACCAACGAAAG GCGTGCAAGGTGACCAAAACGCTGACGGGCCATCCGAAACCGACTGTCGGCCTTACATCGAGAAAGCTCTCAAAGAGCTCGAGACAGGTGAGGCCGGAAATGCTCAAGAGGAACCTTCAGACCAAGACGAAAATGCTGAAGATGTTCCTACTGTAGAAATCACCGACGACTCTAGCCACCAGGAGGAAGTGGATGGAGAAGCAGATGCTAGTGAAGAAGATGACCAAAGCAATGAACCAGCCGAAAAGCAACAGGCAGCTGTTCAGGAG GAAGTAGATAAAAGCGATGAAAAAACCGAATCCGATGAAGAAACGAAGACTGAACATTCAAGAGAAAAATCAGCGGAACACGTGGAAGCTCCGGATGAAGGAAGCGCAGAAGATGATAGTGTCGAAGAGCAGCAGCAACAGAAAGCTGAAGCTGATACAGAAAGTCCGGAACAAATCGAAGAATCTGAGCCAGCTATAATAAAAAGAGAAGCCCCACCACCTGTAATTGAAATAGTACCAGTGCAAACTGCTGCCAGTCAAGAGGATGAGGAGAGTAATGAAAACTCCGGTGAGGCCAGTGTGGAAGATCAggaaaatgaggacaaaaGTCCTGAAAATGACGACCAGGAAAGCGCTGAAGCCCCTCGAGCAAAAAGCCATGAAGAGTTAGTAAAACCTATAGCTGCTTCCGTAAAAAGCAAGCATGATGATCATGAGTCTCAAGAAAAAGCTCCATCTTCCGATGAAAGCGCTGAAG aAGGTGGCTGTCCCCCACCTGAGAAAGTGTCCTGCACTGAAGGTGAACTATGTGCGAAACACAGACAATGCGGGGAAAATCAAATCTGTTGTCCTAACAGATGTTACAGACGGCGTTGCGTTGAAGGCACAGTCTCTCAGGACGAGCTTAATGCTGAGTCTGAATCTGAGGAGTCTGAAGAAGCGAAAAGTGCAGAAAAACCTGCTCCTGGGTCTCCAG aaacagGGTGTCCATCTCCTGCAGAAGTGTCTTGCACTGAAGGACAACTGTGCAGCAAACACAAGCAATGCGTAGAAGGCACTATATGTTGCCCAAACAAATGTTACAGAAGAAGATGCGTTCCGGGAACTGCAACATCTGCAGAACTTGCCGAAGAATCTGACGAAGATTCTGAAGAAGAGCAAGTAAGTGCAGAAAAATCTTCTGCTGCTGCTGACGCAAGACCTG aTACTGGTTGTCCCGCACCAGGCGAAGTCTCATGTGTTGAAGGTGACATATGCAGCAAACATAAGCATTGTGGTAGTAACGAGATTTGCTGTCCCAACAAATGCTACCGAAAACGCTGCACTCCTGGAACCCCAACTACTGAAGACTTGGAGGGCGAAGAATCAAGTGAAGAAGAAACTACCCCGGAAGAAGAGAAATCTGCAGCCTCACCTAGTGCTACAACAAAAG ACACAGGATGCCCAGAACGTGGAGAAGTTCCCTGCGGTGGTGACAAATGCACTAAAAATCGTCATTGTGGAGATGGCGAGATATGTTGCGCTAACAAATGCTACAGAAAAGTGTGTGTAACAGGCACTCCAGGATCTGAAGAAGATGAGGAAGAATCTGATGAAGATGAGAAAGAAGGCGAAAGCGCTGAAGCCGTAGCAGCTGCAGAAAGCGAAGAAGAAG AAGGTGGATGCCCTTCACCTGATAAAGTATCATGCACAGAAGGGGTAAGATGTGGAGAAGATGAGGACTGCGATAAAGGAGAAATATGCTGCCCTAATAAATGCTACAACAAACGATGTATTCCGGGAGGCAAAGATG ATGAGGAAGAGAGTGCGGAAGAGCTTCCACCGCCAATAAAAGTACCGCCACCTCTAAAGGTTAAAGTCCAGGAAACTGTGAAGGTCGAACCTAAAAAGGAAGTTGTAAAGCCTAAGCAGGCTCCTCCACTCCCTCCTCCAACACCAGCACCAACAcccaaaaaaatcgaaaagaaaATGGAGTATAAGAAgcctgaaataaaaatgtttgttaaacCCCTTGTAGTGGAGAACCTTAGTCAAGAGGAAGATGACGAAACCTTAGAAAGAG atCGTGAAGCTCTAGTAGAAGAGCTGTCCTTAGATGATATTCCTCTGGAGATAAGATCTAGGGACCATGTGGAACATCTGCTGAAACTAGATACTGAGTCGacaaaattggaaattgttcaaaatcgAGTTTATGAGGAGACTTTGAAAGAGTTAAAGAGATTGTATGAAAACGCCATAAAGCCTCTAGaagttttgtataaatacAGAGATTTGAGTAATCGCCATTTTGGAGATGCAGAAATATTCTCCAAACccctaattttatttatgggtcCATGGAGCGGAGGCAAATCGTCCATCATTAACTATTTAACGAATAATGAGTATAATGACACGGCCTTAAGGACAG gtgCTGAACCATCCCctgcatattttaatattctgaTGCATGGAGAGGAGCCAGAAATAATCGACGGTACAGAACTGGCCGCAGACTTCACCTTTTCCGGCCTTCAAAAATTCGGACAAGGTCTCGAGGAGCGTCTTCGAGGAGTGAAACTCCCGTCGAAGCTTCTGGAGAAAGTAAACATAGTGGAAATCCCGGGGATATTGGAAGTGAGGAAGCAGGTTTCCAGACTATTTCCCTTTAACGATGCCTGTCAGTGGTTCATTGATCGAGCTGATATAATTTTCTTGGTATACGACCCTTCGAAACTTGATGTAGGACCTGAAACGGAAGCAATTTTAGATCAGCTGAAAGGAAGAGAGCATCAG ACAAGGATTGTTCTAAACAAAGCAGACCAAGTAAAACCCGAAGAACTAATGCGAGTCCAAGGAGCACTTATATGGAACATTTCTCCTCTGATGTCTTCTCCTCAGCCCCCCGCAATGTACACCACATCTCTGTGGTCCAGGCCGTTCGAACCTTGGGCCCCCGTTAAACTGCTCCAAGCTCAAGAAAGAGCATTCTTGCGGGATTTTAGGTCTGCAGTCGATAGACGTGTTGAGAATAAGATTGCTAGCGCTCGGAGATTTGCG gtTCGGGTTAGAAACCATGCGAAAATGGTTGACTGTTACCTGACCACTTACTACAACCACAAGTCTGTGTTTGGGAACAGGAAGCAAGTCGCCAATGAAATCATTGATCATCCTCAGGATTATCACATCTACGAAGGACTTTCGACTCTGACGAATATTTCCCGTTACGACTTGCCCGATCCTGAGGTTTACCGAGACTTCTTCAAGCTTAATCCTCTGTACGAGTTCCAGCAGCTCTCCGCCACATGCACCTATTTCAGAG GTTGTCCAATTAACAGGCTAGACATAGCAATAGCCTATGATCTCCCAGAATTAGTAGGCACATACAAGAGACATTTAGAGGAGGCAATAACGAATGCTAACAACCCTCCTAAGGAGTCGTCTTCGCCCtcgaaaaaaacgaaaaaatcagCGCCTGGAAGTTGA
- the LOC136348554 gene encoding uncharacterized protein isoform X1: MEVYPRSSWFLLLLGFALIAATLQETTDCPTPDQVSCTSGVKCNEDGDCQSNEKCCANACYTKRCIPPTKGVQGDQNADGPSETDCRPYIEKALKELETGEAGNAQEEPSDQDENAEDVPTVEITDDSSHQEEVDGEADASEEDDQSNEPAEKQQAAVQESGEDNETEHDSGETPDEKEVDKSDEKTESDEETKTEHSREKSAEHVEAPDEGSAEDDSVEEQQQQKAEADTESPEQIEESEPAIIKREAPPPVIEIVPVQTAASQEDEESNENSGEASVEDQENEDKSPENDDQESAEAPRAKSHEELVKPIAASVKSKHDDHESQEKAPSSDESAEEGGCPPPEKVSCTEGELCAKHRQCGENQICCPNRCYRRRCVEGTVSQDELNAESESEESEEAKSAEKPAPGSPETGCPSPAEVSCTEGQLCSKHKQCVEGTICCPNKCYRRRCVPGTATSAELAEESDEDSEEEQVSAEKSSAAADARPDTGCPAPGEVSCVEGDICSKHKHCGSNEICCPNKCYRKRCTPGTPTTEDLEGEESSEEETTPEEEKSAASPSATTKDTGCPERGEVPCGGDKCTKNRHCGDGEICCANKCYRKVCVTGTPGSEEDEEESDEDEKEGESAEAVAAAESEEEEGGCPSPDKVSCTEGVRCGEDEDCDKGEICCPNKCYNKRCIPGGKDDEEESAEELPPPIKVPPPLKVKVQETVKVEPKKEVVKPKQAPPLPPPTPAPTPKKIEKKMEYKKPEIKMFVKPLVVENLSQEEDDETLERDREALVEELSLDDIPLEIRSRDHVEHLLKLDTESTKLEIVQNRVYEETLKELKRLYENAIKPLEVLYKYRDLSNRHFGDAEIFSKPLILFMGPWSGGKSSIINYLTNNEYNDTALRTGAEPSPAYFNILMHGEEPEIIDGTELAADFTFSGLQKFGQGLEERLRGVKLPSKLLEKVNIVEIPGILEVRKQVSRLFPFNDACQWFIDRADIIFLVYDPSKLDVGPETEAILDQLKGREHQTRIVLNKADQVKPEELMRVQGALIWNISPLMSSPQPPAMYTTSLWSRPFEPWAPVKLLQAQERAFLRDFRSAVDRRVENKIASARRFAVRVRNHAKMVDCYLTTYYNHKSVFGNRKQVANEIIDHPQDYHIYEGLSTLTNISRYDLPDPEVYRDFFKLNPLYEFQQLSATCTYFRGCPINRLDIAIAYDLPELVGTYKRHLEEAITNANNPPKESSSPSKKTKKSAPGS, encoded by the exons ATGGAGGTCTACCCCAGGTCCTCATGGTTTTTGCTGCTTCTTGGATTCGCCCTAATAGCTGCCACCTTGCAGG AAACCACTGACTGTCCGACACCCGATCAAGTCTCATGTACGAGTGGAGTAAAATGCAATGAAGATGGAGATTGTCAGAGTAATGAGAAATGTTGTGCGAACGCGTGTTATACGAAACGATGCATACCACCAACGAAAG GCGTGCAAGGTGACCAAAACGCTGACGGGCCATCCGAAACCGACTGTCGGCCTTACATCGAGAAAGCTCTCAAAGAGCTCGAGACAGGTGAGGCCGGAAATGCTCAAGAGGAACCTTCAGACCAAGACGAAAATGCTGAAGATGTTCCTACTGTAGAAATCACCGACGACTCTAGCCACCAGGAGGAAGTGGATGGAGAAGCAGATGCTAGTGAAGAAGATGACCAAAGCAATGAACCAGCCGAAAAGCAACAGGCAGCTGTTCAGGAG agTGGCGAGGATAATGAAACTGAACACGACTCAGGTGAAACGCCCGACGAAAAG GAAGTAGATAAAAGCGATGAAAAAACCGAATCCGATGAAGAAACGAAGACTGAACATTCAAGAGAAAAATCAGCGGAACACGTGGAAGCTCCGGATGAAGGAAGCGCAGAAGATGATAGTGTCGAAGAGCAGCAGCAACAGAAAGCTGAAGCTGATACAGAAAGTCCGGAACAAATCGAAGAATCTGAGCCAGCTATAATAAAAAGAGAAGCCCCACCACCTGTAATTGAAATAGTACCAGTGCAAACTGCTGCCAGTCAAGAGGATGAGGAGAGTAATGAAAACTCCGGTGAGGCCAGTGTGGAAGATCAggaaaatgaggacaaaaGTCCTGAAAATGACGACCAGGAAAGCGCTGAAGCCCCTCGAGCAAAAAGCCATGAAGAGTTAGTAAAACCTATAGCTGCTTCCGTAAAAAGCAAGCATGATGATCATGAGTCTCAAGAAAAAGCTCCATCTTCCGATGAAAGCGCTGAAG aAGGTGGCTGTCCCCCACCTGAGAAAGTGTCCTGCACTGAAGGTGAACTATGTGCGAAACACAGACAATGCGGGGAAAATCAAATCTGTTGTCCTAACAGATGTTACAGACGGCGTTGCGTTGAAGGCACAGTCTCTCAGGACGAGCTTAATGCTGAGTCTGAATCTGAGGAGTCTGAAGAAGCGAAAAGTGCAGAAAAACCTGCTCCTGGGTCTCCAG aaacagGGTGTCCATCTCCTGCAGAAGTGTCTTGCACTGAAGGACAACTGTGCAGCAAACACAAGCAATGCGTAGAAGGCACTATATGTTGCCCAAACAAATGTTACAGAAGAAGATGCGTTCCGGGAACTGCAACATCTGCAGAACTTGCCGAAGAATCTGACGAAGATTCTGAAGAAGAGCAAGTAAGTGCAGAAAAATCTTCTGCTGCTGCTGACGCAAGACCTG aTACTGGTTGTCCCGCACCAGGCGAAGTCTCATGTGTTGAAGGTGACATATGCAGCAAACATAAGCATTGTGGTAGTAACGAGATTTGCTGTCCCAACAAATGCTACCGAAAACGCTGCACTCCTGGAACCCCAACTACTGAAGACTTGGAGGGCGAAGAATCAAGTGAAGAAGAAACTACCCCGGAAGAAGAGAAATCTGCAGCCTCACCTAGTGCTACAACAAAAG ACACAGGATGCCCAGAACGTGGAGAAGTTCCCTGCGGTGGTGACAAATGCACTAAAAATCGTCATTGTGGAGATGGCGAGATATGTTGCGCTAACAAATGCTACAGAAAAGTGTGTGTAACAGGCACTCCAGGATCTGAAGAAGATGAGGAAGAATCTGATGAAGATGAGAAAGAAGGCGAAAGCGCTGAAGCCGTAGCAGCTGCAGAAAGCGAAGAAGAAG AAGGTGGATGCCCTTCACCTGATAAAGTATCATGCACAGAAGGGGTAAGATGTGGAGAAGATGAGGACTGCGATAAAGGAGAAATATGCTGCCCTAATAAATGCTACAACAAACGATGTATTCCGGGAGGCAAAGATG ATGAGGAAGAGAGTGCGGAAGAGCTTCCACCGCCAATAAAAGTACCGCCACCTCTAAAGGTTAAAGTCCAGGAAACTGTGAAGGTCGAACCTAAAAAGGAAGTTGTAAAGCCTAAGCAGGCTCCTCCACTCCCTCCTCCAACACCAGCACCAACAcccaaaaaaatcgaaaagaaaATGGAGTATAAGAAgcctgaaataaaaatgtttgttaaacCCCTTGTAGTGGAGAACCTTAGTCAAGAGGAAGATGACGAAACCTTAGAAAGAG atCGTGAAGCTCTAGTAGAAGAGCTGTCCTTAGATGATATTCCTCTGGAGATAAGATCTAGGGACCATGTGGAACATCTGCTGAAACTAGATACTGAGTCGacaaaattggaaattgttcaaaatcgAGTTTATGAGGAGACTTTGAAAGAGTTAAAGAGATTGTATGAAAACGCCATAAAGCCTCTAGaagttttgtataaatacAGAGATTTGAGTAATCGCCATTTTGGAGATGCAGAAATATTCTCCAAACccctaattttatttatgggtcCATGGAGCGGAGGCAAATCGTCCATCATTAACTATTTAACGAATAATGAGTATAATGACACGGCCTTAAGGACAG gtgCTGAACCATCCCctgcatattttaatattctgaTGCATGGAGAGGAGCCAGAAATAATCGACGGTACAGAACTGGCCGCAGACTTCACCTTTTCCGGCCTTCAAAAATTCGGACAAGGTCTCGAGGAGCGTCTTCGAGGAGTGAAACTCCCGTCGAAGCTTCTGGAGAAAGTAAACATAGTGGAAATCCCGGGGATATTGGAAGTGAGGAAGCAGGTTTCCAGACTATTTCCCTTTAACGATGCCTGTCAGTGGTTCATTGATCGAGCTGATATAATTTTCTTGGTATACGACCCTTCGAAACTTGATGTAGGACCTGAAACGGAAGCAATTTTAGATCAGCTGAAAGGAAGAGAGCATCAG ACAAGGATTGTTCTAAACAAAGCAGACCAAGTAAAACCCGAAGAACTAATGCGAGTCCAAGGAGCACTTATATGGAACATTTCTCCTCTGATGTCTTCTCCTCAGCCCCCCGCAATGTACACCACATCTCTGTGGTCCAGGCCGTTCGAACCTTGGGCCCCCGTTAAACTGCTCCAAGCTCAAGAAAGAGCATTCTTGCGGGATTTTAGGTCTGCAGTCGATAGACGTGTTGAGAATAAGATTGCTAGCGCTCGGAGATTTGCG gtTCGGGTTAGAAACCATGCGAAAATGGTTGACTGTTACCTGACCACTTACTACAACCACAAGTCTGTGTTTGGGAACAGGAAGCAAGTCGCCAATGAAATCATTGATCATCCTCAGGATTATCACATCTACGAAGGACTTTCGACTCTGACGAATATTTCCCGTTACGACTTGCCCGATCCTGAGGTTTACCGAGACTTCTTCAAGCTTAATCCTCTGTACGAGTTCCAGCAGCTCTCCGCCACATGCACCTATTTCAGAG GTTGTCCAATTAACAGGCTAGACATAGCAATAGCCTATGATCTCCCAGAATTAGTAGGCACATACAAGAGACATTTAGAGGAGGCAATAACGAATGCTAACAACCCTCCTAAGGAGTCGTCTTCGCCCtcgaaaaaaacgaaaaaatcagCGCCTGGAAGTTGA